The following nucleotide sequence is from Acidimicrobiales bacterium.
GCCCCACCCGGCCTGCCGGGCCCGCCAGCACAGGTCGGCGTCCTCCGCGTACATGAAGTACGCCTCGTCGAAGCCCCCGAGCTCGTCGAGGGCTCGCCGACGGGCCAGGAAGCACGCGCCCGACACCCAGTCGACCTCGGTGGGGGCGTCGGGGTCGAGGTCCGCCATCCGGTAGCGGCGCGAGAAGCGGTTGGTGGGCGCCACCCCGGCGAGCAGGGCGTGCCCGACGGCGTCGACGAGCGACGGGAAGCGGCGCGCCGAGGGATAGCGCGAGCCGTCGGCCTCCAAGATGCGCGGCCCGACGACCGCGAGGGTCGGGTCCGCGGCCAGGACGCGGGCGAGCGCGACGAGCGCGCCGGGGTGCACCGCCACGTCGGGGTTCGACACGAGCACGAGCTCCGCCGTCGCCGTGGCGATGCCGCGGTTGGCGCCCGCTCCGTAACCCAGGTTGGCCCCCGTGCGGACCACGCGCACCTCGTCGTCGACCGACTCGAGCGCGGCCGGCGACCCGTCGGTCGAGGCGTTGTCGACCACGGTCACCTCGGCGACGCCCTCGGCGCGCAGCGAAGCCACGCACTCGAGCAGGGCGCGGCCGGCGTCGTGGTTGACGACCACCGCCGACACGCCGGGAGGGGCCGTCGCCTCGCCGTCGGACCCCACGTCGTGCCCGGCGCCGGGCACCGAGGGGGTCTGCGACCGCGTCATGTCGGGGATCAGACCCGGCGGACGAGCCGGTAGCGGACCAGCGTGGTGAGGGCGTGCACCCCGTCGCGCCAGGCGAATTTCGTCCCTTCGGATGGGTCGCGCCCGGTGTAGGAGACCGGCACCTCGTAGATGCGGTGCCCGCGCCGCAGGACCTTGGCCGTGATCTCGGGCTCGAAGTCGAAGCCGTCGGATTCGATGGTGATGCCGTCGAGGACGCGGCGGTCGAAGAGCTTGTAGCAGGTCTCCATGTCCGACAGTGTCGAGCGGTACAGGACGTTGGCCGTCAGGGTCAGCAGGCGGTTGCCCAACCACTGAGTCGGTCGCATGGCGCGCCGCTCGCCGGTGAAGCGGCTCCCGTAGACGACCTCGGCCTTTCCCTTGAGGACCGGGTCGAGCAGGCGCGGCCAGTCGTCGGGGTCGTACTCGAGGTCGGCGTCCTGGATGAGCACGAGCTCGCCCCGGGCCGTCGCCACACCGGTGCGCACCGCCGCCCCCTTGCCTCGGTTGTCCTTGTGCGTCACCACCCGCACCGTGGAGTCCTGCAGCGCGGAGAGCACCTTGTCGGTCCCGTCCGTCGAGCCGTCGTCCACCACGACCACCTCGAGCTGCAGCGGCAGGTCGACGGCGCGGATGCGGCGCAGGATCTCGGCCACGGTGTTGC
It contains:
- a CDS encoding glycosyltransferase family 2 protein, with the protein product MTRSQTPSVPGAGHDVGSDGEATAPPGVSAVVVNHDAGRALLECVASLRAEGVAEVTVVDNASTDGSPAALESVDDEVRVVRTGANLGYGAGANRGIATATAELVLVSNPDVAVHPGALVALARVLAADPTLAVVGPRILEADGSRYPSARRFPSLVDAVGHALLAGVAPTNRFSRRYRMADLDPDAPTEVDWVSGACFLARRRALDELGGFDEAYFMYAEDADLCWRARQAGWGVAYVPDAVVTHLQGISTARRPYRMLLAHHRSVLRFASRTTKGWRRATLPAMAVLLAVRLAVACARQALAARRGAPRPAE
- a CDS encoding glycosyltransferase family 2 protein, producing the protein MSARDVNARVKHNGTRKGAVAPAETAAPAETAAPAETVAPAETAAPAETAAPAAPAETAAPAPAVAARVVPAESVAAAPVFRTLSVIVPVYNERNTVAEILRRIRAVDLPLQLEVVVVDDGSTDGTDKVLSALQDSTVRVVTHKDNRGKGAAVRTGVATARGELVLIQDADLEYDPDDWPRLLDPVLKGKAEVVYGSRFTGERRAMRPTQWLGNRLLTLTANVLYRSTLSDMETCYKLFDRRVLDGITIESDGFDFEPEITAKVLRRGHRIYEVPVSYTGRDPSEGTKFAWRDGVHALTTLVRYRLVRRV